The Amycolatopsis sp. DG1A-15b genome window below encodes:
- the mmsA gene encoding multiple monosaccharide ABC transporter ATP-binding protein, with translation MTELLGMRGITKTFPGVKALSDVTLSVRRGEIHAICGENGAGKSTLMKVLSGVYPHGTYDGEITFDGQRCEFGSVRDSERRGIVIIHQELALCGQLSIAENIFLGNEQAKRGWVDWNRTNHEAGALLKRVGLAENPTRAVQELGVGKQQLVEIAKALSKEVKLLILDEPTAALNDDDSAHLLDLLRGLRDEGVTCVIISHKLGEVTAIADTVTILRDGKTIETLDAAGLTEERIITGMVGRDLEHRFPPREPEIGEEVLRIEDWTVHSPTQAGRVVVDRASLSLRRGEIVGLAGLMGAGRTELAMSVFGRSWGKDISGRILKHGKEIEVRSVQEAVRHGIAYATEDRKRYGLNLIEDIQRNVSAAGLGKLAKRGWVNEHAEHDTANRYRRDLRIKAPSVQSVTGKLSGGNQQKVVLAKWIFTDPDVLILDEPTRGIDVGAKFEIYTIINELAAQGKAVLVISSELPELLGLCDRIYALSAGRITGEAKREEATQELLMQYMTKERE, from the coding sequence ATGACCGAACTGCTCGGCATGCGCGGGATCACCAAGACCTTCCCCGGGGTCAAGGCGCTGTCGGACGTCACTCTTTCCGTGCGCCGCGGGGAAATCCACGCGATCTGCGGGGAGAACGGCGCCGGGAAGTCCACCCTGATGAAGGTGCTCTCGGGCGTCTACCCCCACGGGACGTACGACGGCGAGATCACCTTCGACGGGCAGCGGTGCGAGTTCGGGTCGGTGCGCGACAGCGAACGGCGCGGGATCGTGATCATCCACCAGGAGCTCGCGCTGTGCGGCCAGTTGTCGATCGCGGAGAACATCTTCCTCGGCAACGAACAGGCCAAGCGCGGCTGGGTCGACTGGAACCGCACCAACCACGAGGCCGGCGCGCTGCTCAAGCGCGTCGGCCTCGCCGAAAACCCCACGCGGGCGGTGCAGGAACTCGGTGTCGGCAAGCAGCAGCTCGTCGAGATCGCCAAGGCACTGTCCAAAGAGGTCAAGCTGCTGATCCTCGACGAGCCCACCGCGGCGCTCAACGACGACGACTCGGCCCACCTGCTCGACCTGCTGCGCGGGCTGCGGGACGAGGGCGTCACCTGCGTGATCATCTCGCACAAGCTCGGCGAGGTGACGGCGATCGCCGACACCGTCACGATCCTGCGTGACGGCAAGACGATCGAAACGCTCGACGCGGCGGGGCTGACCGAAGAGCGCATCATCACCGGGATGGTCGGCCGTGACCTCGAGCACCGGTTCCCGCCGCGGGAGCCGGAGATCGGCGAAGAGGTGCTGCGGATCGAGGACTGGACCGTGCACAGCCCCACCCAGGCCGGGCGGGTCGTGGTCGACCGCGCGTCGCTTTCGCTGCGGCGCGGGGAGATCGTCGGCCTGGCCGGGCTGATGGGCGCGGGCCGCACCGAACTCGCGATGAGCGTGTTCGGCCGGTCGTGGGGCAAGGACATCTCCGGGCGGATCCTCAAGCACGGCAAGGAGATCGAGGTCCGGTCGGTGCAGGAGGCCGTCCGCCACGGCATCGCCTACGCCACCGAGGACCGGAAGCGCTACGGGCTCAACCTGATCGAGGACATCCAGCGCAACGTGTCCGCGGCCGGGCTGGGCAAGCTGGCCAAGCGCGGCTGGGTCAACGAGCACGCCGAGCACGACACCGCCAACCGATACCGCCGTGACCTGCGGATCAAGGCACCGAGCGTGCAGAGCGTGACCGGGAAGCTCTCCGGCGGCAACCAGCAGAAGGTCGTGCTGGCCAAGTGGATCTTCACCGATCCGGACGTGCTGATCCTGGACGAGCCGACCCGCGGCATCGACGTGGGCGCGAAGTTCGAGATCTACACGATCATCAACGAGCTGGCCGCCCAGGGGAAGGCCGTCCTGGTCATCTCCTCCGAGCTGCCGGAGCTGCTCGGGCTCTGCGACCGGATCTACGCGCTCTCGGCGGGCCGGATCACCGGCGAGGCCAAGCGCGAAGAAGCCACTCAGGAACTGCTGATGCAGTACATGACTAAGGAACGGGAATGA
- the mmsB gene encoding multiple monosaccharide ABC transporter permease, with translation MTTTEARPAVPPVERSKRRISINPRQSGIYVAFALIVVLFEVLTGGALLEPQNISNIIVQNSYVLILAIGMILVIISGHIDLSAGSVVAMTGAVSAVLMVNSHVPWFLAVLITLVVGAAIGAWQGYWVAYFGIPAFIVTLAGMLAFRALTLTVLGNQGIGPFPDAIRTLSNGFTSGYLGNIGLGPLGGADLVSLLAGVAAVAGIVFTQWRKRAGRMGYGQDVDPFPVFVLKIAGIAVMVLALVVQLARFKNLPWVLILLAVLVLGYSLVAGKSVFGRHIYAVGGNLQAATLSGVKVKQVTFWIFVNMGVLAALAGIIFAGRLNQAGPTAGVNFELDAIAAAFIGGAAVQGGVGKVVGAITGGLIMAVINNGMSLIGAPSERVMLVKGVVLLAAVAYDIWTKRRAAS, from the coding sequence ATGACCACGACCGAAGCGCGGCCCGCCGTGCCCCCGGTTGAGCGCTCCAAGCGGAGGATCTCGATCAACCCGCGCCAGAGCGGCATCTACGTCGCGTTCGCGCTGATCGTGGTGCTGTTCGAGGTGCTCACCGGTGGCGCGCTGCTGGAGCCGCAGAACATCTCCAACATCATCGTGCAGAACAGCTACGTGCTGATCCTCGCGATCGGGATGATCCTGGTGATCATCTCCGGGCACATCGACCTGTCCGCCGGGTCGGTCGTCGCGATGACCGGCGCGGTGTCGGCGGTGCTGATGGTGAACTCGCACGTGCCGTGGTTCCTGGCGGTGCTGATCACCCTCGTCGTCGGCGCGGCGATCGGCGCGTGGCAGGGCTACTGGGTCGCCTACTTCGGCATCCCGGCGTTCATCGTGACGCTGGCCGGCATGCTGGCGTTCCGGGCCCTGACCCTGACGGTGCTGGGCAACCAGGGCATCGGCCCGTTCCCGGACGCGATCCGCACGCTCTCCAACGGCTTCACCTCCGGCTACCTGGGCAACATCGGCCTCGGCCCGCTCGGCGGGGCCGACCTGGTGTCGCTGCTCGCCGGCGTCGCCGCGGTGGCCGGGATCGTGTTCACGCAGTGGCGGAAGCGGGCGGGACGGATGGGCTACGGCCAGGACGTCGATCCCTTCCCGGTGTTCGTGCTCAAGATCGCCGGGATCGCGGTGATGGTGCTCGCGCTGGTCGTGCAGCTGGCGCGGTTCAAGAACCTGCCGTGGGTGCTCATCCTGCTGGCGGTGCTGGTGCTCGGCTACTCGCTGGTGGCCGGGAAGTCGGTGTTCGGCCGGCACATCTACGCCGTGGGCGGCAACCTGCAGGCCGCGACGCTCTCGGGCGTCAAGGTCAAGCAGGTGACGTTCTGGATCTTCGTCAACATGGGCGTGCTGGCCGCGCTGGCGGGGATCATCTTCGCCGGCCGGCTCAACCAGGCGGGCCCGACGGCGGGCGTCAACTTCGAGCTCGACGCGATCGCGGCGGCGTTCATCGGCGGCGCGGCCGTCCAGGGCGGCGTCGGCAAGGTGGTCGGCGCGATCACCGGTGGCCTGATCATGGCGGTGATCAACAACGGCATGTCGCTGATCGGCGCCCCGAGCGAGCGGGTGATGCTGGTCAAGGGTGTCGTGCTGCTGGCCGCGGTGGCCTACGACATCTGGACGAAGCGGCGCGCGGCTTCCTGA
- a CDS encoding glycoside hydrolase family 2 TIM barrel-domain containing protein codes for MRRLVFALITLLLCGFCVPAAAAAPGRARTGTVLATGWRFHLGDVPGAEVADFDDSAWTPVSVPHTWNAADGSDGGGDYRRDVGWYRTRVAVPAGDRRVFLQFDGANLVTDVYVGGRRAGRHEGGYSGFRFDITGLVRPGELVPVAVAVDNRKNAAVAPLDGDFTQFGGLYRDVRLITTDPFHVDALDYGGPGVTVRQNALTAAAADLSVTTRVTNDSAVTRRIPVRTVVRDASRRVVAVSATTVTVGAGRTAPVTSAVRVIRPHRWNGVRDPYLYSVTAEVGGDAVTVPLGLRTFAVDPGRGFLLNGVPYPLHGVNTQLPSRPDRGAAVSDADVDADYALIAELGANAVRMAHYQHSPREYELADRLGLIVWTEVPLVGWVTDSPAFTANAEAQAHELVRQNVNHPSVAMWGLGNEQYASSPAANAVLAAVQDVFRADDPDRLTTYAHCCLSDTDALAGHADLTGYNRYYGWYLPGAANLGKWADELHRAEPERRISVSEYGAGASVRQHEQHPVPPVPGGHWHPEEYQAEVAEASWRAIEARPYLWGSFVWVMFDFASDGRNEGDRPGINDKGLVTDDRVTRKDAFYWYQANWSDRPAVHITSARDTVRTTATTDVKVYAGTAPVSLSVNGVPVGTRVPDGHIAVWAGVALQPGPNVVRATSLGDGRTDTVTWTRQP; via the coding sequence ATGCGCCGCCTCGTCTTCGCCCTGATCACCCTGCTGCTGTGCGGTTTCTGCGTTCCGGCCGCGGCGGCGGCACCCGGGCGCGCCCGCACCGGGACCGTCTTGGCCACCGGCTGGAGATTCCACCTCGGCGACGTTCCCGGCGCCGAGGTGGCCGATTTCGACGATTCCGCGTGGACGCCGGTCTCCGTGCCCCACACGTGGAACGCCGCCGACGGCTCCGACGGCGGCGGCGACTACCGGCGTGACGTCGGGTGGTACCGGACCCGGGTGGCCGTCCCGGCCGGCGACCGGCGGGTGTTCCTGCAGTTCGACGGCGCGAACCTGGTCACCGACGTCTACGTCGGCGGCCGGCGCGCCGGCCGCCACGAAGGCGGCTACTCCGGCTTCCGGTTCGACATCACCGGACTTGTCCGCCCCGGGGAACTCGTACCGGTCGCGGTGGCGGTCGACAACCGCAAGAACGCGGCCGTGGCCCCCCTCGACGGCGACTTCACGCAGTTCGGTGGCCTCTACCGCGACGTCCGGCTGATCACCACCGATCCGTTCCACGTCGACGCGCTCGACTACGGCGGGCCGGGTGTCACCGTGCGGCAGAACGCGCTCACCGCGGCGGCGGCCGACCTCTCGGTGACGACGCGGGTCACGAACGACTCCGCGGTGACGCGGCGGATCCCCGTCCGGACCGTGGTCCGGGACGCTTCCCGCCGGGTCGTGGCGGTCTCGGCCACCACCGTCACCGTGGGCGCGGGCCGCACGGCCCCGGTGACCTCGGCGGTGCGGGTGATCCGTCCGCACCGGTGGAACGGCGTCCGGGATCCTTACCTGTACTCGGTCACCGCCGAGGTGGGCGGGGATGCGGTGACCGTCCCGCTCGGGCTGCGCACCTTCGCCGTCGACCCCGGGCGTGGCTTCCTGCTCAACGGCGTCCCGTACCCGCTGCACGGGGTGAACACCCAGCTGCCCAGCCGCCCGGACCGCGGGGCGGCGGTCTCCGATGCCGACGTCGACGCCGACTACGCGCTGATCGCCGAGCTGGGGGCGAACGCCGTCCGGATGGCCCACTACCAGCACTCGCCGCGCGAGTACGAGCTCGCCGACCGGCTCGGCCTGATCGTCTGGACCGAGGTGCCGCTGGTCGGCTGGGTGACGGATTCGCCGGCCTTCACCGCGAACGCCGAGGCCCAGGCGCACGAGCTGGTCCGGCAGAACGTCAACCACCCGTCGGTGGCGATGTGGGGCCTCGGCAACGAGCAGTACGCCTCCAGCCCGGCCGCCAACGCCGTGCTCGCCGCGGTCCAGGACGTCTTCCGCGCCGATGACCCGGACCGGCTCACGACGTACGCGCACTGCTGCCTGTCCGACACCGACGCCCTCGCTGGCCACGCGGACCTGACCGGCTACAACCGCTACTACGGCTGGTACCTGCCCGGCGCCGCGAACCTGGGGAAGTGGGCGGACGAGCTGCACCGGGCCGAGCCGGAGCGCCGGATCTCGGTCTCCGAGTACGGGGCCGGCGCGAGCGTCCGGCAGCACGAGCAGCACCCCGTCCCGCCGGTCCCCGGCGGGCACTGGCACCCCGAGGAGTACCAGGCGGAGGTCGCCGAGGCGTCGTGGCGGGCGATCGAGGCCCGGCCGTACCTGTGGGGGAGCTTCGTCTGGGTGATGTTCGACTTCGCCTCGGACGGGCGCAACGAGGGCGACCGCCCGGGCATCAACGACAAGGGGCTGGTCACCGACGACCGGGTGACCAGGAAGGACGCCTTCTACTGGTACCAGGCCAACTGGTCGGACCGGCCGGCCGTGCACATCACTTCCGCCCGCGACACCGTCCGGACCACCGCCACCACCGACGTCAAGGTCTACGCCGGTACCGCGCCGGTCAGCCTCTCGGTCAACGGCGTCCCGGTCGGCACCCGGGTGCCCGACGGTCACATCGCCGTCTGGGCCGGGGTCGCCCTGCAGCCGGGGCCGAACGTCGTCCGGGCGACCTCCCTCGGGGACGGCCGGACGGACACCGTCACCTGGACCCGGCAGCCGTGA
- a CDS encoding DUF1996 domain-containing protein, which yields MARNTSRTPATGRHRITRRTKIATGGLALALAVGGIVVATTAGRTGEASADEADPSFFLDIAKVPSGVNVNKALQQKGARGTFTVDCGRNENQHFNPDNFIAQPGIKNGAQHLHDYVGNLSTNADSNNKSLVKAGTTCKNGDKSAYFWPVVRIDTGDAEKNPPATQPDRAGSAKDKASAQVDCPDVASKLPDVPDQAMDEVNRNLDLLDKQIDEANKRIANGDLKTPQDIQNAVVGPLKDKRAATIDRIAIAIGRRAAKPTNLGGLAQCALKQNGQGGIDNGGQNSNGQPAELPGVNDKNEVGDNDGEIQRVQSATITFTSGGASKVVAMPQFLRILYGDAKQSTNGPANARPSWTCTGFEDRLTDHYPICPQNSKVERIHAFPNCWDGKNIDSANHRTHIVFADQQGKCPKGFQNVPQLVIKLVYNIPHDIQVKGQYKVDAFAQEKHNPRSDHDDFANVMGQRLMNQVVNCINTGKRCNQ from the coding sequence ATGGCCCGGAATACTTCCCGCACCCCCGCCACGGGCAGACATCGCATCACCCGCCGCACGAAGATCGCGACCGGTGGCCTGGCGCTCGCGCTGGCCGTCGGCGGCATCGTCGTCGCGACCACCGCCGGCCGCACCGGCGAGGCCAGCGCCGACGAGGCCGACCCGTCGTTCTTCCTCGACATCGCGAAGGTCCCGTCGGGCGTCAACGTGAACAAGGCGCTGCAGCAGAAGGGCGCCCGCGGCACGTTCACCGTGGACTGCGGCCGCAACGAGAACCAGCACTTCAACCCCGACAACTTCATCGCCCAGCCGGGGATCAAGAACGGTGCCCAGCACCTGCACGACTACGTCGGCAACCTCTCCACGAACGCCGACTCGAACAACAAGAGCCTCGTGAAGGCCGGCACCACCTGCAAGAACGGCGACAAGTCGGCCTACTTCTGGCCCGTCGTCCGCATCGACACCGGCGACGCCGAGAAGAACCCGCCCGCCACCCAGCCCGACCGGGCCGGCAGCGCCAAGGACAAGGCGAGCGCCCAGGTCGACTGCCCCGACGTCGCCAGCAAGCTGCCCGACGTCCCCGACCAGGCGATGGACGAGGTCAACCGCAACCTCGACCTGCTCGACAAGCAGATCGACGAGGCCAACAAGCGGATCGCGAACGGCGATCTCAAGACGCCGCAGGACATCCAGAACGCCGTCGTCGGGCCGCTCAAGGACAAGCGCGCGGCCACCATCGACCGGATCGCCATCGCGATCGGCCGCCGGGCCGCGAAGCCGACCAACCTCGGCGGGCTCGCGCAGTGCGCGCTCAAGCAGAACGGCCAGGGCGGCATCGACAACGGCGGCCAGAACAGCAACGGCCAGCCGGCGGAACTGCCCGGCGTCAACGACAAGAACGAGGTCGGCGACAACGACGGCGAGATCCAGCGCGTCCAGTCGGCGACGATCACCTTCACCAGCGGCGGCGCGAGCAAGGTCGTCGCGATGCCGCAGTTCCTCCGGATCCTCTACGGCGACGCCAAGCAGAGCACCAACGGCCCGGCCAACGCCCGGCCCAGCTGGACCTGCACGGGCTTCGAGGACCGGCTCACCGACCACTACCCGATCTGCCCGCAGAACAGCAAGGTGGAGCGGATCCACGCCTTCCCGAACTGCTGGGACGGCAAGAACATCGACAGCGCCAACCACCGCACGCACATCGTGTTCGCCGACCAGCAGGGCAAGTGCCCGAAGGGTTTCCAGAACGTGCCGCAGCTGGTGATCAAGCTGGTCTACAACATCCCGCACGACATCCAGGTCAAGGGCCAGTACAAGGTGGACGCCTTCGCGCAGGAGAAGCACAACCCCCGCTCGGACCACGACGACTTCGCCAACGTCATGGGCCAGCGTCTGATGAACCAGGTCGTCAACTGCATCAACACCGGCAAGCGCTGCAACCAGTGA
- a CDS encoding substrate-binding domain-containing protein, which translates to MPVDDAGPDGPLRARPLQRRGTLGVIATGSSASGPVLHGLRAAAREQEYVLSVFSVSVNSGAAVLAAVAGLQLQGVAGIVVLDGHLLAELAPVAEIPLVPAASTDQYAGARQATEHLLALGHPTVWHLGGPEEGPVARARERGWRETLERHGAEVPPVVRGDWSARSGFRAGQSLAVESGVGAVFSANDHMALGLVAAFAEVGMRVPRDAHVVGFDDVPEAAYFAPPLTTVRQDYVAAGRHTLATLAARIDGVAVPAWGTVEAELVVRESSRCLKGV; encoded by the coding sequence ATGCCCGTGGACGACGCAGGTCCCGACGGCCCGCTCCGTGCGCGGCCCCTCCAGCGGCGGGGCACGCTGGGGGTGATCGCGACCGGGTCGTCGGCGTCGGGGCCGGTGTTGCACGGCCTGCGTGCCGCCGCCCGCGAGCAGGAATACGTGCTGAGCGTCTTCAGCGTGTCGGTCAACAGCGGCGCGGCGGTGCTCGCCGCGGTGGCCGGCCTGCAGCTGCAGGGGGTGGCCGGGATCGTGGTGCTCGACGGGCACCTCCTGGCCGAGCTGGCCCCGGTCGCCGAAATCCCCCTCGTGCCGGCGGCGTCCACCGACCAGTACGCGGGGGCGCGCCAGGCCACGGAACACCTCCTGGCCCTCGGCCACCCGACGGTCTGGCACCTCGGCGGACCGGAGGAAGGACCGGTGGCCCGCGCCCGCGAGCGCGGCTGGCGCGAGACGCTCGAACGCCACGGAGCGGAGGTCCCCCCGGTGGTCCGCGGCGACTGGTCCGCCCGCTCGGGTTTCCGCGCCGGCCAGTCCCTGGCGGTCGAATCCGGGGTGGGCGCGGTGTTTTCGGCGAACGACCACATGGCACTGGGACTGGTGGCGGCGTTCGCGGAGGTGGGCATGCGAGTCCCGCGCGACGCCCACGTGGTCGGCTTCGACGACGTCCCCGAAGCGGCGTACTTCGCCCCGCCGTTGACCACGGTCCGCCAGGACTACGTGGCGGCGGGCCGCCACACGCTGGCGACACTGGCGGCCCGCATCGACGGCGTGGCGGTGCCGGCGTGGGGAACGGTCGAGGCCGAGCTGGTGGTGCGGGAGAGCAGCCGCTGCCTCAAAGGCGTGTAG
- a CDS encoding VOC family protein, which translates to MSYHQPYPPAGVQLNHTAVYASDRSLSAEFIAAILGLEVGAPFGPFLPVDLGNGVTLDYYEKRDEPIQAQHYAFLVPDEQFDAVIARLEAVGVTYYADPRHIDPGRVNDLFGGRGAYFDDPDGHNMEVMTRPYARP; encoded by the coding sequence ATGTCCTATCACCAGCCATACCCACCTGCCGGCGTCCAGCTGAACCACACGGCTGTCTACGCGAGCGACCGTTCCCTGTCCGCCGAGTTCATCGCCGCGATCCTGGGCCTGGAAGTCGGTGCACCGTTCGGGCCGTTCCTGCCGGTTGACCTCGGCAACGGCGTGACGCTCGACTACTACGAGAAGAGGGACGAGCCGATCCAGGCGCAGCACTACGCCTTCCTCGTGCCCGACGAGCAGTTCGACGCCGTGATCGCCCGTCTGGAGGCGGTCGGGGTCACCTACTACGCGGACCCTCGCCACATCGACCCCGGCCGGGTGAACGATCTGTTCGGTGGTCGCGGCGCCTACTTCGACGACCCGGACGGTCACAACATGGAGGTCATGACTCGGCCTTACGCCCGTCCGTAG
- a CDS encoding cytochrome P450 has translation MSAAADQALLSLSTPAGLADPYPVYATLREETPVFRSEVFGGWVLSRFADCQAVLADGETFRVLDAQWRDRHTPGWRENPAMVLLADLLPWKNPPEHTRERRLLVRDFTVRRVRELEPAVRRATDRVLDGFADATADGTAAEFVGTVLYPLGMAVIGDLVGVPETDHDRLRRLTDLIGKQVQPAMPVDLRAEVDAAAVEFRAYFTELIARRRAEPRADLTSALLARPTAEVELMSEEEVLNSLLVLFGGGYETTAGALGNGVHALLTHPDQFALLAGDPGLAAGAAEEMLRWDGAAQMSQRVAAGPAVLDGREIPADDVVVLLAGAANRDPARFADPDRFDITREGGRGLFFGHGLHLCLGAALARLEMTVLLEQLGKRFPTLRIEGEVRRRPNPALRGMAALPLTR, from the coding sequence GTGTCCGCAGCCGCCGACCAGGCCTTGCTGTCCCTGTCCACCCCGGCCGGGCTCGCCGATCCGTACCCGGTCTACGCGACGCTTCGCGAAGAGACGCCGGTCTTCCGCAGCGAAGTCTTCGGCGGCTGGGTCCTCAGCCGGTTCGCCGACTGCCAGGCCGTGCTCGCCGACGGTGAGACCTTCCGGGTGCTGGACGCCCAGTGGCGCGACCGGCACACGCCGGGCTGGCGGGAGAACCCGGCCATGGTGCTGCTGGCCGACCTCCTGCCGTGGAAGAACCCGCCGGAACACACGCGCGAGCGCCGCCTGCTCGTCCGCGACTTCACCGTCCGGCGCGTCCGGGAACTGGAGCCCGCCGTCCGCCGGGCCACCGACCGGGTGCTCGACGGCTTCGCCGACGCCACGGCGGACGGGACCGCGGCGGAGTTCGTCGGCACGGTCCTCTACCCCCTCGGGATGGCCGTGATCGGCGACCTGGTCGGCGTGCCCGAAACCGACCACGACCGGCTTCGCCGCCTCACCGATCTGATCGGCAAGCAGGTCCAGCCCGCGATGCCGGTGGATCTGCGCGCGGAGGTGGACGCGGCCGCCGTCGAATTCCGCGCCTACTTCACGGAGCTGATCGCCCGGCGGCGTGCGGAACCGCGTGCCGACCTGACGTCCGCGCTGCTGGCCCGGCCCACCGCCGAGGTGGAGCTGATGTCGGAGGAGGAGGTGCTCAATTCCCTCCTCGTGTTGTTCGGCGGCGGCTACGAGACCACCGCGGGCGCGCTGGGCAACGGTGTCCACGCCCTGCTGACCCACCCGGACCAGTTCGCCCTCCTCGCCGGTGATCCGGGGCTGGCGGCCGGCGCGGCCGAGGAGATGCTGCGGTGGGACGGGGCCGCCCAGATGAGCCAGCGCGTGGCCGCCGGGCCGGCGGTGCTCGACGGCCGGGAGATCCCGGCGGACGACGTGGTCGTGCTCCTCGCCGGCGCGGCGAACCGGGATCCTGCGCGCTTCGCGGACCCGGACCGCTTCGACATCACTCGCGAAGGCGGCCGCGGGCTGTTCTTCGGCCACGGCTTGCACCTGTGCCTCGGCGCGGCCTTGGCGCGGCTCGAGATGACCGTGCTGCTCGAACAGCTGGGGAAGCGGTTTCCCACGCTGCGGATCGAAGGCGAGGTGCGGCGCCGCCCCAACCCGGCGCTGCGCGGGATGGCCGCTCTGCCGCTGACCCGGTGA